In Rhodopirellula sp. P2, the DNA window TCATTGACCTGGCCCACGTTTTGGTGGTCCAGCGAATCCAGGATGTATTGGTTTTCGGCATCGGAGAGTTGCAACAACTCGTTCCGGAACTTCGCTTCCAGCATGTTCAGGAGTTCTCGGACGCGTTGCTGTTCATCCGCTCCTGAAATTTTGGCCCCCGCCACGATGCGAGGGATTTGCAGGCTGTCTAGAAATTCCTCGTTCCCAGGTGAATCCGTGAAGGAGTTGAAGGGCTCAAGTTCGTCTGAATTCGCGTCCCGATCCAGACTGATCTCTGAGAGTTGCTCCGACATCATTCGGTTGAAGGTGGCGTATTGCTCGGCGAGGCTCTGGTCGGCAAAGGCGAAGAGTTCACGAGAAGCCAAGTCCGCAATTGTGGGCAGATAAGCCTGCCCTTCTTCACTGCTCCAAAACTCATACGAGGATCGAACCCAGGCGGGTGTGTCGGCGCCATCGAGATCATTCTGGATGTCTGACAGAATTTTGTCACGAGCGTCCGCGATGCCACGTTGAACCACCGGCATCGCCAGCAATCGTTGGATCGCCGGGTTCTCGGCCACCGCATCCCATTTCAGACGGTTGTTCAGCAACGCGTAGTAGAACGACGCGTCCTCCGAAGCGAACTGCAGCGATGGCGGCAGTCCCACCTGGACTGACGGGGCAGGGGACTGCGCGTGCACGGCCGTGCCGGTGACGCTTGCGAACAAGGCGATCGCGAGCAAGACGACGCGATCGTACTTCAGGGGAAACATGTTGGACGACCTGGGAAGGGGGCTTGGAGTACTTCGGCGGAAAAGCAAAATCCTAACTCAAACCCCTTGCCGCTGCCGACCGCGGGAGCGAAAGATCGCGAGCGGGCAGTTGATGGGTATCCACCTTGCGTTTGGGATTACGAACGACCTGACGCGGGCTTTGAGCAGGTCGGCAGGAATGATCAACCACAACCATGTGAGCCGTTTGGGCGTTCGCCCCGGTTGTGCGTGAAAACCGTGGCTAACGCCAACGGCTCACATACCCGATGACACCTGCGTACCTGCTTCGCAACGCACAATCAATTCCTGGCGTAGTGGATGAGGCCACGAATCCCGATGCACGGGACTTGTAGCCTCGGCCACTACGAAACCCGCCACATATTCATTGTGCGTGGCTTACCGGAGGTGTCAGTGCTCTTTTCTTGGACAGGATTCCTTTCCAATCGCCCAATCGGACCGCCTGGGCATACTGGTTGCCTCGGCAGTGGCCATCGTCCCAGTAGAGCACACGTTGTTGGTTGTTGATCGGGCGGTCTTTCAGTGCGTTCAGCACCGAGATGCCATCCAGGTCAGTCGCGATCGTGGTCCCACCATAGGATCCAAGGTCACCATAGCCCAGGTCGTCCGCCAGGAGGAACACAATGTTCCGGCTGGGATCCGCCGCGAATCCTCGACCGCTGAGGGCCAACAGCACTAGCAGCGAACAAACGGTTCGCCCAATCGGAATGCGGGCGATGTTCAGAGCTTGCTTGGGTCGACGACCGCGTGTTTGACGCCTTCGCGGTTGTACGTGTAGACCATGTTGAGCATCCCGTCGGAGGTTTGGATGATGGCCGGGTAGCTGTACTCACCGAAGTGACGGCGGCGTTCCGCGTCGCTTGGGTGAGGCCCGGTTTCATTTTCCAGCGTCAGCACAGGCTTCCAGGTTTTTCCATCGGAGGAAATGGCCAGATTCAGGATCCGGCGAGGCTTCAGGTCGGCAGCGTCTTTCCGTCTCACAAGGCCTTCGGAGTGGTTGTAGATCAAGACTTGCCGTCCGTCTTGCAGCGTCACCGCATCGGTGCCGGAGTTGGGGTTGGGCAAGTCGGTTGCGGTGAGCGTGCTCCAGGTTTTCCCGCCGTCTTTGGACCAGCTTTCGACGATGCGTTTCTCTTTGCTGCGGCAAAGGATCTGCAGACGGTTGTCAGGGTAAGTCAAAACACTGGGCTGAATCGCATGAAAGGTTTCTCCGGTCTGGATCGGCCCGATCACCTCCCAAGTCTTGCCGAGATCCTTGGTGACCTCGAAGTGAACTCGCCAGTGGGAAGATCCATCCGCGTACTCAATCTCGGTGCTCGATGGGCACAGGATCGTTCCATCGGCGAGCTCGATCGGTTTGTTCTTGACTGGTCCAAGGAGGTGTCCGATCGTGTGGGCTTCGCCGAGTTTTGTCGGCCAGGACCATGTTTTGCCACCATCCTCGGACGTCGTGAGCATGCCCCACCATTCTCGCGGGTTCGGACCGACTTTGTAGAACAGCATCAACGGACCTTCGGTGGGCTGAAACAACACCGGGTTCCAGGTGGGATAGCGGAGGGTCGATGACTGGACACCGTTGACGACCTCGACCGACTCGGTCCATTGGCCGTTCTCATGGCGAGAAACACGAATGCCGACGTCAGGGTCACGCTCACGAGTGCCCGCGAACCAAGCCGCGACCAGACCAGTCGGTGTCTCGACAATGGTGGACGCATGACTCTCTTTGGTGGGTTTGTCAGCAAGATCAAAGATCTGTTGCGACGACACCAACGCGTCTTCCCCCGCGACGGCGACGTCAGGAAGTTCTTCAGCCTGGATGGAGAGGGGCAGGGTGAGTGCCAAGAAGACCGCAAGGGATACTTTCATGATGCTTCAGGAGTCTCAGGTGGATGCGCGACACGATGGAAAATTCAAAGAAGTTGCCCTGGAAGAGCGAACCTAATCTAACCGAAACATGGAGGCCAATTGGGGGTGTCTGTCTTGCAATGACGTGCTAAAACCAATTCACTGCATCGATCAGTAAACGCGGCCAAAGGCCACGACGTGGCGGCAGGTTTTCGACATTGACGTCAGCACCAAAGTTTCGGGTTATCACCGTAGCGGAAGTCGTCAAGACTTTCGGGATTTCGCCAAGCAGATCAAAACTCTTGACGAGTTTCGCTACCCTAAAATCAAGCTTTGACAGACCACTAGCCTTGGGTTTCAACCCAAGGACCATCAGCGCCCAACCATTTCCCCAGTCGCGACGCGACGACAGTTGATCGCATTTCCCAACCACCTGTCGCCACTCCGCGGCTTCTCAAATGGGGCGGTACGACTCAAACCTCGGGTTGAAACCCGAGGCTGACAGATTTTACCGCTCCGCGGTTGCGTCTTCTCACTTCAGTCGCGGCGCGACGGCATCCGGCTAGTGGTGCGTCAGCACCAAAGTTTCGGGTTATCACCGTAGCGGAAGTCGTCAAGACTTTCGGGATTTCGCCAAGCAGATCAAAACTCTTGACGAGTTTCGCTACCCTAAAATCAAGCTTTGACAGACCACTAGCCTTGGGTTTCAACCCAAGGACCATCAGCGCCCAACCATTTCCCCAGTCGCGACGCGACGACAGTTGATCGCATTTCCCAACCACCTGTCGCCACTCCGCGGCTTCTCAAATGGGGCGGTACGACTCAAACCTCGGGTTGAAACCCGAGGCTGACAGATTTTACCGCTCCGCGGTTGCGTCTTCTCACTTCAGTCGCGGCGCGACGGCATCCGGCTAGTGGTGCGTCAGCACCAAAGTTTCGGGTTATCACCGTAGCGGAAGTCGTCAAGACTTTCGGGATTTCGCCAAGCAGATCAAAACTCTTGACGAGTTTCGCTACCCTAAAATCAAGCTTTGACAGACCACTAGCCTTGGGTTTCAACCCAAGGACCATCAGCGCCCAACCGTTTCCCCAGTCGCGGAACGACGACATTTGATCGCGTTTCTCAACCACCTGTCGCCACTCCGCGGCTTTTCAAATGGGGCGGCACGACTCAAACCTCGGGTTGAAACCCGAGGCTGACAGATTTCACCGCTCCGCGGTTGCGTTTCCGCGACCAGTCGCGGCGCGACGGCATCCGGCTAGTGGTGCGTCAGCACCAAAGTTTCGGGTTATCACCGTAGCGGAAGTCGTCAAGACTTTCGGGATTTCGCCAAGCAGATCAAAACTCTTGACGAGTTTCGCTACCCTAAAATCAAGCTTTGACAGACCACTAGCCTTGGGTTTCAACCCAAGGACCATCAGCGCCCAACCGTTTCCCCAGTCGCGGAACGACGACAGTTGATCGCGTTTCTCAACCACCTGTCGCCACTCCGCGGCTTTTCAAATGGGGCGGCGCGACTTAAACCTCGGGTTGAAACCCGAGGCTGACAGATTTCACCGCTCCGCGGTTGTGCCTCCGCGACCAGTCGCGGAGCGACGGCAGTTGTTTGCCGCCCGTCGCCAGGCGATTCCCGTTTCACATGCCCGTGCGGTGCCAGCCGTTTTTCGGCTTCCTTTGGATTTTGCGGGTCGTGTCTTCTGCCGGAATTCACTTCATTCGGTCCGTCTCCTGGAGCGGTGAAAAGGTGGCGTAGGCTCCCTGCTTGTGTTCCGCGCTATCACAGGCTGGAAGCCTCTGCCACTTGATTTTCGCTCTGTCCCTACTTCTTGTTCGATCCGGCGAACCGTTGGAGGTACTTGCTGAGCTTGAGCTTTTTGCGGGCGCTATCGCTGGTCATGTAGCGGACGCTGCCGAAGACCGGACGTTTGGGACCCCAGGCTCGGTCGGTGCGGCCGAGCACCCAAAGGATGCCGCAGTATGAGTTGGGATCGCGACCATCCAGCCCATACTTGTTGTTCAGGTGGATCATGAACTCAAGGGCTTCTTCGGGCGTTTTGGTCCAATGCAAAATCTTCTTGCCCCACAGCATCCGCATGTAGTTGTGCATCTCGCCGGTTTCCACCAACTCACGTTGCGCGGCGTTCCAAAGCTCGTCGTGCGTCTCGGCATTCTCAAACTCGGCCAGCGTGTAGAGATGAGGCCGCTCGTCATCACGCGTTTCATTCAACGTCTTCTTCGCCCAGTCCGGCAACGATTCCAGCGAGTCGTAGGTGTCTGGATTTTGGAACGACCAATTGAATCCGATCTCTCGCCAGGTCAGCAGTTGATCGAGCAAGGCTTCGGCGTTCTCGCCGACGTTCCAAAAGCCATGGTTCTTGCCGTTGGGTTTGGACGTTTGGTCCGCGGACCAACCCTCGTGTTCCAGCAGCGAGGAAACCATCTCGTGCGCCGAAATGTGACCGAAGTGAAGGTGCGGGCTCAAACCCGTCGTGGCGTGTTCATCGGGTTGGTTGCGGTCGTCGTTGTAGCGTGACAGTTTCTGGTCCAAGAATTTTTGCCAACGACGGGAGGCTTCCACCGTTCCGCCGGGCGTCGCTTGGGACGGACGAACCGAGTGATCGATCGGGATTTCCGACAAGCCATCTTCGCCGAGCAGCTTTTCCAAATCAGCGGCAGGCCATTTGGACAGGATTTTTGCAGGGAGCAATTGCTGGCGACGCTCCGCCATCGATTCGCCATCGGGGCAGGGCAGGGCAGGGCGGTCGTCCGCGGACAACGGGTTGGCGAGAGGCAAATGTTCAAGAGCCGGCAGAACGTTCTTTTGCATGAACCGCCGGTAACTGTGCGCGACCGTGTAGGTCCGTTCCGCTGCTCGCAGCGGGAGCACGCTGTTGGAGTCGATCAATTCCAAACGGGCAGGCAGTTTGTCCTTCACCGCGTCGATCATGTGCGGCAAAAAGAAACACGGGTATTCGTCGGTGACGACCGTGCATGCGTGTTTGGCGAGTCGATGAAGCAACGGCGAGCCGACACCCGGTTTGGGTTCGACGTACGGGTAGTAGACCACCGGCAGAGATTCGGCGGCGGCCGCGTTGTCTCGCATGCCTTCGATGATGAAACGGTGGATCCGGTCGCTGGCCCATTGGTAGCGAACTCGCAGAGGTTCGAAGATCAGCAGCGGTTTTTCGAATTCGAGTGCCCGGTCAATCGCGTGTTGCAAGGCGAAATTCCAGTGCAGCCGCCGTTGGGCGATCATCCAGTAGACGACGTAATCGCCCTCGTGACGGGGCGGGTGGTCGTTGGCGAATTGGTGCCGCTGGGGAGGGAGCGCGGAAGTCATGGGCAGTGGTCATGGGATGGGAGTCGTCAGTTCGGGGCTTGGCTAGTAGAGTGTGCGGACTCGCCAAGGGCCATGCAATTTTGTCGCGACGACGCTCACCGTATCGAATTCTCGCCGTCTGTTTGCTGATCGGGTATCTGCTCGCATCGGTGGCTTATGTGTGGATGTCTGCGCTCTGGGTGACCCGCTGGCACCCTCATTTCCGGGTGGCTGATCTGTTGGCGCCGCGAGCCAATGACGTGGTCATCTTCACGTTTTTCCTGGTCGTTGGGGCCAGTGTTGGCAGTTTCCTGAATGTGGTCGTGTGGCGATTGCCTCAGCGTTTGAACGTCAACGGCCATTCGTTCTGCCCCCGATGTCGCAACCAGCTTCGGGCTCGGGACAACGTGCCGATTTTCGGTTGGCTGTGGTTGAGCGGGCGCTGCCGAGATTGCCGGCTTCCGATTTCGTCCCGTTATCCGATCGTTGAAACGCTGGTCGGGATCACGTTTGCGGTCGTGGGGGCAACAGAACTGACGCGTTGGAGTCTGCCCTACGTGGGTGATTCCGTGCGTTCGAATTGGTTGTCGACCCCATTCGTTGACGCGGATTTATTGACCCTGATTCTGTATCATGTGGTGGCACTGGCGACCGCCTGGGCCGCGGGACTGATCCGGTTCGACGGCAATCCTTTGCCGCCTCGATTGACATTGTTCGCGGCGGTGACGCTGGTTGGCGGGATGTTCGCTTTGCCGCAGGCGATGGTGGTGCCGTGGCAACTTGTTGGCGATTCAGTGCCGTCCATGGTTGGTGCTTGGCCGCCGACGGGATGGATGACTCACGGTGGTGATTGGTCCGTGACCTTGGTCCAGATTGGATTGCGGTTGTTGACGTCGCTGGTGGCAGCGGGATTTTTCGCTCGCGTGCTGGCGAAGAGCTTTTGCCCTTCAGCGGACATGAAGATGGACCCGCTCGGTTCATCAACGCGGCGGCTGATTGATTTGATGGTCTTGATCGCGGTCCCCGCGATCGTGGTGGGCTGGCAGGCCGTGATGGGAGTGATCTTGGTCGCGGCGATTTTTGCGAAGATTCTCGAGACGTTTGCATTCGCTCAGTCCCGTGATTCCTTGGGCCGATTTGCGGTCAGCTTGCCGGTTGCATTGAGCGTGCAATTATTGCTGTGGCGGGGGTTGGTGGCGTCCCACGTCTGGCCCAGCGAACAGGCATCGCAACTTGGTTTGATTGTTTCTTTTTTCGGGGTTCTAGCGATTCCGTTGTGGTTGGATGAAAACGGGGAATCGTTTGCTCCAATGGGCGATGACAAGAACAGCAGCGAAATCGCGGACCATTTCGACGAGGACGTTCGGTAGGCTCCGGCGTTGGGGAATGCCCCAAAATGCTTTGCAACAGGGCGACTCGTTTGAGTTAAACTGATCACCCAGCGAACGATCATCAAGTTGAGGGGAAGTGGACGCAGCCAGCTCGAACCGAAACGAAAACGCCACGGCGAATCCCGCGTCGGCGGATGAGGTGGCGCTGATCGAAGCGGCGTTGTCGGGTGACGCGTCCGCGTTTGAGAGCTTGGTGATCCGTCATCAGGACCGGCTGCATCACGCCATGATCCACGTCACCGGTTCAGTTCACGATGCCGAGGAAGTGACGCAAGAGGCTTTCATTCGGGCGTTCGTCAAACTGGACACGTTCCAGCAAAACAGCCAGTTTTTCACGTGGCTGTATCGAGTCGCGTTCAACATCGCGTTGTCGCGAAAGCGACGCCAAAAGGTTCGTCTGTCGTTGGACCAGCAACGCGAGGAAATTGGCGAAGAAGTCGTTTGTGACGGTGAGGCCGTCGATGCGAATATGATTCGTCAGGACGACGTTTCGCTGGTGCAATTGGCTCTGCAGCAACTCAGCGATCAGCACCGCAGTATTCTTGTCTTGCGAGAAATGGAAGAATCTTCTTATGAGGAAATGGCGGAGATTTTGGAGCTGTCCATTGGCACCGTCCGCAGTCGTTTGAACCGGGCTCGCAAGCAATTGCGATTGGCGATTGAGCAGCTGCGAGAACCCGAGTCAGAATCTTCGGGCGAATCAGGTCCCTGACACTTCTTTCCCGCTCATGGCTTACGAGAGAGACAACCATGGTCGATCCCACGCCTCAACAAAACGTTGGCAATCACTTCGATGTCGTGCACGATGTGCGTGGTGGTTCGGACGCATCAGGTTCGAATTCGGGGGCGGATGGCACGCCGGGAAACCCACGCCCGTTCTTGGGCATTCAGTTTCGGTGTTGCCAAACCTACGGTCGCATCTACCGAAATGATCAGCGGACCGCCTACCGTGGTGGATGCCCCAAATGTGGCGCCCGGGTGGAGGTGCCGATCGGCAGTGGGGGGACGAACAAGCGGTTTTTCACAGCGGGTTGAGCTTGAAAACAGGTTGTTTCACCGGGGCTCTGAGCAGGCCATTCAACCCGGATTGTGTTGATTTATCCACAAAATCGGAAAAAACCTGCCGGATAGGCCTCGTTACAACCGAAACAGTCCATAGCACCGATCGGACCGGCTGTTGGCTGATCCTTTTTTTCCGCGAGTAACGCGGTCGGTGAATGACACCTCACAAAGGACTGTAGGGAGGCATTTCCATGCGACGCAAATATTTTGGACTGGCGATGGCCGCGATCGCCACGCTGGGGCCTGCTCAGGCCTTTGGCGGTGATCGCGAGATCGCACAACAAGTCATGCAACGGCTCAAAGTCAGCCGTGATGCAGGTCAACTGAAGAACTTCAACCTTGACATGAAAGTCAACGACGGAGTGGTCGTGTTCCGCGGCACCGTCGATGGCTCGGAGCAACAAGACCTGGTCTTGGCCGCTTTGAAGGATGTCGATGGCGTTGTCAATGTTGTCAATGAACTCGAAGTTCTCGAAGCAAAGCTTTACAAGCCCAAGGCTGCTGCGATCGCAGCTGTTGAGCCTGCGGAAGCATTCGACTTCAAGGGAGCTTTGGAAACCGAAGTTCAAGAAGTGGTTCCTGGTTCGGTGGCACCGGTTGCTGGCGAAGAAGCCGCTGACTCGCAAACCCGCACCGTTGCGGCTTGGGAAGAGGCTGGTGGAGAAGCCGGTTCGGACGAAGCGATCACTCGTTCCGTCGCCTCTGCCTTGGGCAAAGCGAAGTCCGTCGGTCACCTGAAAGACTTCGGTGTCGACGTCAACGCTTACGACGGCATCGTGGAGATCACCGGCGAAGCTGCTTCGGCATCCCAGCGAAAACTGATCGCTGAAATCGCCCGTCATGCTCCCGGAGCACGCGGCGTCCGCGATCTGATGACCGTCAAGGCGGGATCGAACCCTGGTTTGGTTGCCACACCTGCCACGCATCGCACCGGTGGGTTGCAGCCTTTGCCACCTGCCAATCGTCAGGTCCAAGCTCGTCCCGTTTCGTACGGGCAAATGGGCGGCCAAGTTGGCGGACAAGTGATCAACGGCGAAATGGTTGTTCCCGGCAGCATGATGACTCATGGAGCCGCTGGCATGCAGGGAGCACCGGCACCGATGGCTCAGGCACCGATGATGGGACAACCTGTTCCCATGGCGCCTGCCGCACCCGCCGGAGCACCTCGCTACGACACTCCGAACTTGCCGAACTACGCTTGGCCTGGCTACGCAGCGTATCCGAACTACGCCGCACTGACGTACCCACAACAGTACAGCCCATCGGCGTTCCCCTACATCGGACCTTTCTACCCCTACCCACAAGTTCCTTTGGGATGGCGGAAGGTGTCGCTCGAATGGGACGACGGTTGGTGGTTCTTGGACTTCACTGACAAGTAGTCTGATGGGTGATCCAACGGATCATCTGAACAGAACGAATGAACGAAAAACCCTCGCAAGTATTCTTGCGAGGGTTTTTTCGTTGTTGGAAGTAAATTGGCCGATCGCTTGAAATCAAAGAAATGGAGGAACTGTTACTTCGAAAAGGCATCAGAAAGGGAGATGCCAGCGGTTGGAAGCGGATGCCTGTCCGGCGCGATTTCATGGGCGCCACGGGTTTTGCTGACTGATAAAATCGTGTTGCACTGCATGATGCTCGGGCGCGGTGCATTCACTCGATCCATTCTTGATTTTGGTGGCTGGAATGAAGGGCGACTCCCTTTCCGAACGTTTGGTTTTGATGCTGATTTGCCTCGTCTGTTTTGGCGTGCCAGCCCACAGCCAATTGCCGAGTGGTTTGACTCCGTCTGCGATTGCTGATGGTGCCAAAATCGTTTTGACGGCTCGAGTGAACGATGCCCCGAAGGTGACGGAATCGCGTCAGTGGCAATTGCAGGATCGAGAACCGATTCAGGGACGATTGGTTCAATGGATTGGTCCAGACGAATGGATCCATCTCGAAGTCCACAGTCGAAAGTTCCAGTCTTTTCCATTGAGGCAGTTCAGTGAAACGGATCGCGAATTCATTGAGAAGACATTGGAGCCTTGGCGATCGCTGGTGGATCGGCTTCGCGAGGCGTTTCCCATTCGCGATGCAGGTGACCAGGCGTGGATGCAGGGTGACCGGGAGCTGAACAATGCGTCTCTGTTGTTGGTCGAAGACGACATCTCGTATTGGAACATTCAACAACAGTTGATCGCCATTCCGCTGGCGTCATTCCGGGGCGAACAACGCGATCTGATACGCGAACGTCTGAACGTTCTCGACAAATTGTCGAAGTGGCAGACCGCAGTTCCTGGGATCGAGTTTCAAGCGGCGCTACTTGGCGAAGTCGACGATGCATTTGTCTTTGGACGCATTTGGAAGCCATACGCTTCGCACCCCGTGATGGCTCGATTTCGTGTTCGCAAAAGCATGCTTGCGGAAGCTGATCGCAAACGAGCGGCGGATTGGTTGCAGACTGGAAAAGTGAAACAGGTACCGGGCCTCGAGCAAACCGATCTTTGGTGTTGGCCTGGGCGACTGGGGATGCTCGGACCTGGGAAGCCGCTTGAAATCGCCGAAGATGAGTCGGATCCCTCTAAGAGCAAGGTTTCATGGTTCGTGCCTGATCATCGACCCGAACGGGCTCGATTCCGAAAGTTCCGGATCAAACGCTGGGAGTCGCTCGGTTCGTTCACCGGTCCATCGGAATTGGATCTGCGGCGTGTGCTCATGGAAAGGAAAATGAATGAGCTCGATGAAGAGGTTGCTCCTACGCAAATCGCCAAGTCTTGGGATGAACGGCGGCGAGAACTGGTTGATTCTGATCCGTTTCGCTACCTCAACACGTGCGGGGCTTGGCGACTCAAAGACACCGCGCCCAATACCCGATTCACGGCGACGCTGATTGGCGAAGAGCACCCGTATTACGTCTATCGGTTCGATGCCGAAAACTCGACCGTCGCCATCTTGAAAGCCGAATTGACAGAACCTTGGAGAGCGGCGGCTGAACAAAGCGTCCAGGGTCTGAACGAGTATTTCGAGGCTCACCCCAAGGAGAAGCGTCCCTCTTTGCACGCGGAGTATTTCCTCGTTCGACGTTCCCATTCCATGGTGTTGGCGATCAAACCATTGGAGATGACGAACGAGACCTCCTTGAAGGTCAAAATGGCCAGCCGTGACACGCCGGTGGGGTTGCCTGTCGATCAACTGCATTTCGTGGACGCGATGGAAATGAAGTTGATGATGCTCGAAGCCGATCCAACCGCATCGACCAAGGGACTGCCGGAGCTTGCGAAAACCTCTCGCGAGGATCGGATCCAGTGGATCAAACTGCAGGAACACTTTGAGAAGAAGATCATTTTTGAAATGCAGCTTCCCTCCGCGAAAGCGATGGAAGACTGGTTGGTGAGCTGGAGTCAACCACCTTATAAGACGCAAGTTGGATTCGAGGGCGTTGTCGTGGGGAAGCACCTTGATAGTTGGATCATGCGTGACGGGACAGTCGATTTCTTGGTTGACAGAGAACTTCTGACGGACCACGCCAACGAACAAGCTTCCCAGCAATGGCAGACTCTGAAGAAGCAGTTTCCAAACCAAGCCATTCCGATCGCGGTTCCCAGCCTGCGAATCTACGGGTTGATGGGGAAGCAGCCATTGCCGCCGGCCGAGGATCCAAGATGGAACGACAACGACGAATTCCAGTTCACCGATCGAGAAGGAAAGCGTCAGACGATTCCTCGAACAGCCTTTTCGCATCTGGAAAAGCTCGAGTTGGAGGTGCAGTTGCGTTCGGAAGCCGATGTACGGCAAACGGTTTCAACTGATGACCAGTACGCCGCGATGCAAGAAGTCGATCTGTTTCAAGAAAACCTAAGGCGAGAGCTCGAAGATAAACTCCGCAACCTGCCGCGACCTCCGAGCTATCAAACCTGGAAGTTGGTGGACTCGAGTCAGTTGTTTCCCGCTAACTTTGACCGTCTTGACGGTGACGACGCGATCATGCGCGGGATGGTAGGCGGCCACTTCCGCGTTGCACGCTCGCTGTTTGAGGAACACGATTGGAAGACAATGGAGGAGATGGCCGCCGAGTTTCGTGAGCAGGGTAAAGCGGGCAGAACGGACGGGCTGGACCCGTCCACGATCACCCATCGCGTGATTCGACGAGCCGACGGTTGGACCACTTTGCCCGCCACGCCGGTTCGCGCGAATCGGTACTACATCTATTTCGAGGACGAGAACGAATCCATGATTCGTTTGTCTGTGGATGAACTTCATCCGGTTGACGGACCGAAGTTACGGGGTGAGTTGTACCGTCGTGAACATGGTATCGAGTGGGACGACCAGGTGGATGAGCGGTTGGCTCAACCTGTCACCGAAAACGAAATCATTGCTCGGCCAGCCACGTTGGATGCGGAATATCGCGAGCGGTTGGAAGTGCTGCGTCGTGGCTTCTCACGCCAGTGGAAAGAGACACGTTTGGCACTCAGTCCCGGGCAGACGGTGCTGCAGATGTCAGTGGACGGGGCGTTCTTGTTGATTGCGGGAAACGATCCTGCCGTGGTGGATCGAAGTGGGAACATCGTCCATCGAATCCCAAGTCGATTGGACGGGCAGCACCCGGTTTATCTGTCGCCGGATGGCAATCGATTGATCGGTTTTGAAAGTGGAGTGCTGACCCTTTGGGATCTGCAACAGGGGATTAAATCGGCGAGCTACCAAGCGGTGAAGCAACCCTTGGCTTCGACGCAATCTGCGGACGGCGATCGCATCTTCTTCACGACCCACGATGGGTGGATCTACTTGTTGGATTTGGCATCGTTGGAAGTCAAGCAATCACGCATCGAGTTGCTCGACGGGGAACGAATGACTTCCGAGCTATGGTGCTCTCGCGACGGTGCGAATTTCATCGCGACCAGCA includes these proteins:
- a CDS encoding sialidase family protein, with product MKVSLAVFLALTLPLSIQAEELPDVAVAGEDALVSSQQIFDLADKPTKESHASTIVETPTGLVAAWFAGTRERDPDVGIRVSRHENGQWTESVEVVNGVQSSTLRYPTWNPVLFQPTEGPLMLFYKVGPNPREWWGMLTTSEDGGKTWSWPTKLGEAHTIGHLLGPVKNKPIELADGTILCPSSTEIEYADGSSHWRVHFEVTKDLGKTWEVIGPIQTGETFHAIQPSVLTYPDNRLQILCRSKEKRIVESWSKDGGKTWSTLTATDLPNPNSGTDAVTLQDGRQVLIYNHSEGLVRRKDAADLKPRRILNLAISSDGKTWKPVLTLENETGPHPSDAERRRHFGEYSYPAIIQTSDGMLNMVYTYNREGVKHAVVDPSKL
- a CDS encoding deoxyribodipyrimidine photolyase, with the protein product MIAQRRLHWNFALQHAIDRALEFEKPLLIFEPLRVRYQWASDRIHRFIIEGMRDNAAAAESLPVVYYPYVEPKPGVGSPLLHRLAKHACTVVTDEYPCFFLPHMIDAVKDKLPARLELIDSNSVLPLRAAERTYTVAHSYRRFMQKNVLPALEHLPLANPLSADDRPALPCPDGESMAERRQQLLPAKILSKWPAADLEKLLGEDGLSEIPIDHSVRPSQATPGGTVEASRRWQKFLDQKLSRYNDDRNQPDEHATTGLSPHLHFGHISAHEMVSSLLEHEGWSADQTSKPNGKNHGFWNVGENAEALLDQLLTWREIGFNWSFQNPDTYDSLESLPDWAKKTLNETRDDERPHLYTLAEFENAETHDELWNAAQRELVETGEMHNYMRMLWGKKILHWTKTPEEALEFMIHLNNKYGLDGRDPNSYCGILWVLGRTDRAWGPKRPVFGSVRYMTSDSARKKLKLSKYLQRFAGSNKK
- a CDS encoding A24 family peptidase, with amino-acid sequence MSRRRSPYRILAVCLLIGYLLASVAYVWMSALWVTRWHPHFRVADLLAPRANDVVIFTFFLVVGASVGSFLNVVVWRLPQRLNVNGHSFCPRCRNQLRARDNVPIFGWLWLSGRCRDCRLPISSRYPIVETLVGITFAVVGATELTRWSLPYVGDSVRSNWLSTPFVDADLLTLILYHVVALATAWAAGLIRFDGNPLPPRLTLFAAVTLVGGMFALPQAMVVPWQLVGDSVPSMVGAWPPTGWMTHGGDWSVTLVQIGLRLLTSLVAAGFFARVLAKSFCPSADMKMDPLGSSTRRLIDLMVLIAVPAIVVGWQAVMGVILVAAIFAKILETFAFAQSRDSLGRFAVSLPVALSVQLLLWRGLVASHVWPSEQASQLGLIVSFFGVLAIPLWLDENGESFAPMGDDKNSSEIADHFDEDVR
- a CDS encoding RNA polymerase sigma factor, with the translated sequence MDAASSNRNENATANPASADEVALIEAALSGDASAFESLVIRHQDRLHHAMIHVTGSVHDAEEVTQEAFIRAFVKLDTFQQNSQFFTWLYRVAFNIALSRKRRQKVRLSLDQQREEIGEEVVCDGEAVDANMIRQDDVSLVQLALQQLSDQHRSILVLREMEESSYEEMAEILELSIGTVRSRLNRARKQLRLAIEQLREPESESSGESGP
- a CDS encoding BON domain-containing protein, which encodes MRRKYFGLAMAAIATLGPAQAFGGDREIAQQVMQRLKVSRDAGQLKNFNLDMKVNDGVVVFRGTVDGSEQQDLVLAALKDVDGVVNVVNELEVLEAKLYKPKAAAIAAVEPAEAFDFKGALETEVQEVVPGSVAPVAGEEAADSQTRTVAAWEEAGGEAGSDEAITRSVASALGKAKSVGHLKDFGVDVNAYDGIVEITGEAASASQRKLIAEIARHAPGARGVRDLMTVKAGSNPGLVATPATHRTGGLQPLPPANRQVQARPVSYGQMGGQVGGQVINGEMVVPGSMMTHGAAGMQGAPAPMAQAPMMGQPVPMAPAAPAGAPRYDTPNLPNYAWPGYAAYPNYAALTYPQQYSPSAFPYIGPFYPYPQVPLGWRKVSLEWDDGWWFLDFTDK